The following are encoded in a window of Bacteroidales bacterium genomic DNA:
- a CDS encoding UDP-2,3-diacylglucosamine diphosphatase, whose protein sequence is MKFSLQQNKKVYFASDLHLRMLPDEDSAQREKDFVQWLDKIKTDAQIIFLLGDIFDFWFEYRYVIPRGFSHLFGKLKDLTEAGIEIHFFTGNHDLWVLDYLSIETGVIMHRKITGFEINNLSFLLGHGHNTGPVSFGEKTLANMFKNKFLRKLFACIHPYWAISFGINWSKRNRAKHGIYEKFDGIEKEEIAIYCLEQLNQKHYDFFIFGHRHLAMDIRLNENSRYINTGEWMKSYTYAVFDGKNVYLRSFKKESDIIVIP, encoded by the coding sequence GTGAAATTTTCTCTACAACAGAATAAAAAGGTATATTTTGCATCTGACCTCCATCTAAGGATGCTTCCTGATGAGGACAGCGCACAAAGGGAAAAGGATTTTGTTCAGTGGCTGGATAAAATCAAAACAGATGCTCAGATCATCTTCCTGCTGGGTGATATTTTCGATTTCTGGTTTGAATACCGTTATGTTATACCTCGTGGTTTTAGCCACCTATTTGGAAAATTAAAGGATCTGACCGAAGCAGGGATCGAAATACATTTTTTTACGGGAAATCACGACCTGTGGGTATTGGATTACTTATCCATAGAAACGGGAGTCATTATGCATAGGAAGATTACCGGATTCGAAATAAATAATCTGTCTTTTCTATTAGGGCATGGACATAATACAGGTCCGGTAAGTTTTGGTGAAAAAACCCTGGCAAATATGTTCAAAAATAAGTTCCTTAGAAAACTGTTTGCTTGTATTCATCCATATTGGGCCATATCATTCGGCATTAACTGGTCTAAGAGAAACCGTGCAAAACATGGCATATATGAAAAATTTGATGGTATAGAAAAAGAAGAGATCGCTATTTATTGCCTGGAACAATTAAACCAGAAACATTACGATTTTTTTATTTTCGGACACAGGCACCTGGCTATGGATATCCGGCTCAATGAAAATAGCCGTTATATAAATACCGGTGAATGGATGAAAAGCTATACCTATGCTGTCTTTGATGGAAAAAATGTATATCTGAGGTCATTTAAAAAGGAATCGGACATTATTGTTATTCCCTGA
- a CDS encoding AhpC/TSA family protein: MKKFSILGFLVFLLIGCGQEKPIHIKGKLNESQKETIYLHKLGVDKQSTVTDSTRLDENGNFSFKQKISQPTFYSLTVNNKTISLLAHPKDKIFITGDTRLLDLTYNVEGSDDSKDIKRLSERIERTAFFADSLEKTLKLFENNRNYVNIQRQFQWHYMKEIDSLRAYNIRFIKNNPNSLVVIYALYQQITPNLYVFNDEDDIQYFRKADSVFYKQYPKIPHVKMLHANVLEMNEQYRIKKLNKMMSMLGQDAPEIALPSPNGQIKKLSSFRGKYVLVDFWASWSAPCRTENINLLRIYNKYHDKGFEIFQVSLDRSKASWEKAIKEDGLIWTHVSDLKFWDSEPVKAYGVETIPANFLIDTEGSIITKELRGDVLDRYLGEIFSTTE, encoded by the coding sequence ATGAAGAAATTTTCTATTCTTGGTTTTCTGGTTTTTTTGCTAATTGGCTGTGGTCAGGAAAAGCCCATACATATAAAAGGTAAACTTAACGAATCCCAAAAGGAAACTATATATCTACACAAATTGGGCGTAGATAAACAAAGCACGGTAACCGACTCAACCAGGTTAGATGAGAATGGCAACTTTTCTTTCAAACAAAAAATAAGTCAGCCGACGTTTTATTCACTTACTGTAAACAACAAAACGATCAGTCTTCTGGCGCATCCCAAAGACAAGATATTTATTACCGGAGATACGCGTCTTTTAGATTTAACTTATAATGTGGAAGGAAGCGATGATTCGAAAGACATCAAACGATTGAGTGAAAGAATAGAACGTACAGCATTCTTTGCCGATTCATTGGAAAAAACACTTAAATTATTTGAGAACAATCGTAACTATGTAAACATACAAAGGCAATTCCAATGGCATTATATGAAAGAGATCGACAGCTTAAGGGCATATAATATACGATTCATCAAAAATAACCCGAATTCATTGGTGGTCATCTATGCTTTATACCAACAGATTACTCCTAATTTATATGTATTCAATGATGAAGACGATATACAATATTTCCGGAAAGCTGATTCTGTTTTTTACAAACAGTACCCTAAAATTCCACATGTAAAGATGCTTCATGCCAACGTCTTAGAGATGAATGAGCAATACCGGATAAAGAAATTAAATAAAATGATGTCCATGCTGGGACAGGATGCTCCTGAAATAGCTTTGCCTTCACCTAATGGTCAAATTAAAAAGTTATCCTCATTCAGAGGCAAATATGTCCTGGTAGATTTTTGGGCTTCATGGAGTGCTCCTTGTCGCACGGAAAACATCAACCTGCTACGCATATATAATAAGTACCACGATAAGGGTTTTGAAATTTTTCAGGTTTCGCTCGACAGGTCAAAAGCTTCATGGGAAAAAGCCATTAAAGAAGATGGCCTGATCTGGACCCATGTCAGCGATCTCAAATTCTGGGATTCTGAACCGGTAAAAGCTTATGGAGTTGAGACTATCCCGGCTAATTTCCTTATCGACACAGAAGGATCTATTATTACTAAAGAATTACGCGGCGACGTCTTAGACAGATATTTGGGTGAAATTTTCTCTACAACAGAATAA
- the recO gene encoding DNA repair protein RecO: protein MIVNTRAIVLSHLRYGESSLIVHLYTEQLGRQAVFIKGAYNKKSSMRTALFQPLHLLEIEIHYRSNRQMQRISNVRLLQPLHNILFDPVKNSIALFTAELLYKTLREEEAYHELFGFLLHSIQTLDLIDKGIANFHLIFMIHYTRYLGFYPNMDDLSENAWFDAQKGNFTIYPSKSSPDPEYNQLLAQLFGTSFNHISHMKMNHLQRNYFTEYLLTYYEIHVDNFGKMKSFAVLKDVFQNIV from the coding sequence TTGATTGTCAATACACGAGCCATTGTTCTGAGCCATCTGAGATATGGTGAGAGTAGCCTGATCGTACATCTGTACACCGAACAATTAGGCAGGCAGGCAGTATTTATCAAGGGGGCCTACAATAAAAAATCATCGATGCGCACTGCTTTATTCCAGCCGTTACATCTGCTGGAAATAGAAATACATTATCGTTCCAACCGGCAAATGCAACGTATTTCCAATGTCCGGTTATTACAACCGCTCCACAATATTCTTTTTGATCCGGTAAAAAATAGCATTGCCCTATTTACAGCCGAATTACTCTATAAAACCCTGAGAGAAGAAGAAGCCTACCACGAGCTATTCGGATTCCTGCTTCATTCCATACAAACACTTGACCTGATTGATAAAGGGATCGCTAATTTTCACCTGATCTTCATGATACACTATACACGCTATCTCGGCTTCTATCCGAATATGGATGATTTATCGGAAAATGCGTGGTTCGATGCTCAAAAAGGAAATTTTACAATTTACCCATCCAAATCATCACCCGATCCTGAATACAACCAGCTTTTAGCACAATTATTCGGGACTTCCTTCAACCATATTTCCCATATGAAAATGAACCATCTCCAAAGGAACTATTTTACAGAATACTTACTTACCTATTATGAGATACATGTGGATAATTTCGGAAAAATGAAATCATTTGCCGTTTTGAAGGATGTTTTTCAAAATATCGTCTAA
- the cmk gene encoding (d)CMP kinase, with the protein MRPLTIAIDGFSSCGKSTFAKAIAKKLNYTYIDTGAMYRAVTLFVLQNCLIVDNEVNIPELIKRMDEIHISFQRNKETLQNEILLNGRCVEREIRTLEISERVSEVSAIKEVRKKLVFMQQEMGKNKSIVMDGRDIGTAVFPDADIKIFMTARLEVRTKRRYDELMQKGIPASWEEISHNIAKRDYMDQNRSENPLRQASDAIVLDNSDMTPEQQMVWFEKLLSKKQV; encoded by the coding sequence ATGCGACCTCTCACCATTGCCATTGACGGTTTTTCTTCATGCGGCAAGAGTACTTTTGCGAAAGCTATCGCCAAAAAACTGAATTATACCTATATCGACACCGGTGCCATGTATCGTGCCGTTACTTTATTTGTCCTGCAAAACTGTTTAATCGTAGACAATGAGGTCAATATCCCGGAACTGATCAAACGGATGGATGAGATTCACATTTCTTTCCAAAGAAATAAAGAGACGCTCCAGAATGAAATACTTTTAAACGGCCGGTGTGTGGAACGGGAAATACGCACACTTGAAATCTCCGAAAGGGTAAGTGAAGTAAGCGCCATTAAGGAAGTCCGCAAAAAACTGGTCTTTATGCAACAGGAAATGGGGAAGAACAAATCCATTGTGATGGATGGGCGTGATATTGGAACAGCTGTTTTTCCAGATGCAGATATCAAAATATTCATGACAGCCCGTCTTGAAGTCCGTACTAAACGCAGGTATGATGAACTGATGCAAAAAGGGATACCTGCAAGTTGGGAAGAGATCAGCCACAATATAGCCAAACGGGACTATATGGATCAAAACCGTTCTGAAAATCCACTCAGGCAAGCTTCCGATGCCATCGTTCTTGATAATAGCGATATGACTCCGGAACAACAAATGGTATGGTTTGAAAAATTGCTCTCCAAAAAACAAGTATAA
- a CDS encoding FAD-binding protein: MPTSIQITVSPKETAVPGLLEKAIYRQTGYTTSDILHFDIVRRSIDARKRGQIKIILTINIYLHGEAILSQKYDFNFRNVSAHSEVLVIGSGPAGLFAAFRLIERGIKPVIIERGKEVSERKHDIAVLCRGKGLNAESNYCFGEGGAGTFSDGKLFTRSNKRGDVNRVLQLFHHHGASEQILIDAHPHIGTDVLPLVIKNMRKTILQCGGEFHFGQKMTGLIIENGGVAGIETASGEKFRGKAVILATGHSASDIYEFFYRNGYLLEAKTFAMGIRIEHPQALINEIFYHHSPEIEYLPAAAYHLSAQVNGRGVYSFCMCPGGFMVPSTTSPDGQVVNGMSSSRRHTAFANSGIVVEIRPEDLKNYDQHGVLAGLRYQQYLEQLAAINGKGQQTAPVQRTTDFINGKNSTTLPSCSYLPGIISSSLHSWLPGPISQRLQEAFKIFDRKMKGFLTHESLVAGVESRSSTPVRIPRDPITLQHPQLKGLYPCGEGSGYAGGITSAALDGINIADNILKDHQG; this comes from the coding sequence ATGCCCACATCAATCCAAATAACTGTATCACCCAAAGAAACTGCTGTTCCCGGTTTATTGGAAAAGGCGATCTATCGCCAGACCGGTTATACTACCAGTGATATTCTTCATTTCGACATAGTACGACGTTCGATAGATGCCCGTAAACGAGGACAAATCAAAATCATCCTCACCATCAATATATACCTGCATGGGGAAGCGATCCTTTCCCAAAAATATGATTTTAACTTCCGGAACGTTTCCGCACATTCGGAAGTATTGGTCATCGGATCAGGGCCCGCTGGATTGTTCGCAGCATTCAGGCTGATAGAAAGGGGCATTAAACCGGTCATTATCGAACGGGGAAAAGAAGTAAGTGAAAGAAAACACGATATTGCCGTTTTATGCCGGGGGAAGGGATTAAATGCCGAATCAAATTATTGTTTTGGTGAAGGCGGAGCGGGAACATTCTCCGATGGGAAGCTTTTTACCCGGTCCAACAAACGTGGAGATGTCAACCGGGTATTGCAACTGTTCCATCATCACGGCGCCAGCGAACAAATCCTGATAGATGCACATCCGCATATCGGTACGGATGTTCTGCCGTTGGTCATTAAAAACATGCGGAAGACCATCCTCCAGTGCGGAGGAGAATTCCACTTCGGACAAAAAATGACCGGCCTTATTATTGAAAACGGAGGAGTTGCAGGGATAGAAACAGCTTCCGGGGAAAAATTCCGGGGAAAAGCGGTTATTCTGGCAACAGGACATTCTGCATCAGATATTTACGAGTTTTTTTACAGAAATGGTTATCTCCTTGAGGCCAAGACGTTCGCCATGGGAATCAGAATCGAACACCCACAGGCATTGATCAATGAAATATTCTATCATCATTCGCCTGAAATTGAATATTTACCCGCAGCAGCTTACCATCTCTCCGCACAAGTAAACGGACGGGGCGTATATTCTTTCTGTATGTGTCCCGGAGGTTTTATGGTACCTTCGACTACCTCGCCGGACGGACAGGTCGTAAACGGCATGTCTTCTTCCCGAAGGCATACGGCATTTGCCAATTCGGGAATAGTAGTGGAGATCCGCCCTGAAGATCTCAAAAATTACGATCAGCATGGTGTTCTCGCCGGGTTGCGTTATCAGCAATACCTGGAACAACTGGCAGCAATCAACGGAAAAGGACAACAAACTGCTCCCGTCCAAAGAACGACCGATTTTATCAACGGCAAAAATTCAACAACGCTTCCGTCGTGCAGTTATCTTCCCGGAATCATATCATCTTCTTTGCATTCCTGGTTACCCGGTCCAATCTCTCAACGGCTGCAGGAAGCATTTAAAATATTTGACCGGAAGATGAAAGGATTCCTTACTCACGAATCATTGGTAGCCGGCGTGGAATCACGTTCTTCCACTCCCGTACGTATCCCCCGGGATCCAATAACACTACAACATCCGCAGCTGAAAGGCCTGTATCCGTGTGGCGAAGGCAGCGGGTATGCCGGAGGTATCACTTCTGCAGCACTTGACGGCATCAATATTGCTGATAACATTCTCAAAGATCACCAGGGATGA